In a single window of the Bradyrhizobium erythrophlei genome:
- a CDS encoding SRPBCC family protein codes for MPKIVKSTIINAPTDRVWNVLRDFNGHDRWHPAVATSAIERGQPSDKIGCVRRFRLADGAELREQLLALSDLEQSFSYCLLDTPIPLFNYVAHVRLLPVTDGDRTFWHWECRFTTRAGEEQRLIAMVGEEIYQAGFDAVRRHVSEAA; via the coding sequence ATGCCGAAGATCGTCAAAAGCACGATCATCAACGCGCCGACCGATCGCGTCTGGAACGTACTGCGCGATTTCAACGGCCACGACCGCTGGCACCCGGCCGTCGCCACCAGCGCGATCGAACGCGGCCAGCCCTCCGACAAGATTGGCTGCGTCCGCCGCTTCAGGCTGGCGGACGGCGCCGAATTGCGCGAGCAGTTGCTGGCGCTGTCCGATCTCGAACAGAGCTTCAGCTATTGCCTGCTGGATACGCCGATCCCGCTCTTCAACTATGTCGCCCATGTCCGCCTGCTGCCGGTCACCGACGGCGACCGCACGTTCTGGCATTGGGAATGCCGTTTCACCACCCGCGCGGGCGAGGAACAACGGCTCATCGCGATGGTAGGCGAGGAAATCTATCAGGCGGGCTTCGATGCCGTCCGCAGACATG
- a CDS encoding branched-chain amino acid ABC transporter permease, translating to MAIVEITRPSAAPAPIAADPADWTKRIHPAAAIVAVILLVMPLLVNGFILFQIFSWSFILGMIGLSLMFLAGYGGMVSLAQMTIAGFSGYMVAIFGVSGVATISLGWPWWLAAPMAMALATLFGTITGALAVRTVGIYTIMITLAIASAFFYFVNQNYAIFNGHTGINSIATPQFWGVDWRSPIPFYYVTLGFAAICYWAAGYLARAPFGLALQGIRDNPRRMAALGFNVNAHRVAAYVFASLVAAIAGILLVWSNGQISPGSVGVDNAIDILVIAVVGGISRPIGPFIGALIFVILRTFALDFLVAIGLDGNRFRLLVGIGFLVIVFWSPDGVIGLWMRWRNRGLSSRNAAPGGGGHG from the coding sequence ATGGCCATCGTCGAAATCACACGCCCATCGGCGGCACCGGCTCCCATCGCCGCCGACCCGGCCGACTGGACCAAGCGCATCCATCCGGCCGCCGCGATCGTCGCCGTGATCCTGCTGGTGATGCCGCTGCTGGTGAACGGGTTCATCCTGTTTCAGATTTTTTCATGGTCGTTCATTCTGGGAATGATCGGCCTCAGCCTGATGTTTCTGGCCGGCTACGGCGGCATGGTCAGTCTCGCGCAGATGACAATCGCGGGTTTCTCCGGCTACATGGTGGCGATCTTCGGCGTCAGCGGCGTGGCCACCATCAGCCTCGGATGGCCGTGGTGGCTCGCCGCGCCGATGGCCATGGCGCTCGCCACGCTGTTCGGCACCATCACCGGCGCGCTCGCGGTCCGTACCGTGGGCATCTACACGATCATGATCACGCTTGCGATCGCGTCGGCATTTTTCTATTTCGTCAACCAGAATTACGCGATATTCAACGGCCACACCGGCATCAACAGCATCGCGACCCCGCAGTTCTGGGGCGTCGACTGGCGTTCGCCGATTCCGTTTTACTATGTGACGTTGGGATTTGCCGCGATCTGCTATTGGGCGGCGGGCTACCTCGCACGCGCGCCGTTCGGGCTTGCCCTGCAGGGCATACGCGACAATCCGCGCCGCATGGCCGCGCTCGGCTTCAACGTCAATGCGCATCGCGTTGCCGCCTATGTCTTCGCCTCCCTGGTGGCCGCGATCGCCGGCATCCTGCTGGTGTGGAGCAATGGGCAGATTTCCCCCGGCTCCGTCGGTGTCGACAACGCCATCGACATTCTGGTCATCGCCGTCGTCGGCGGCATTTCGCGGCCGATCGGGCCGTTCATCGGCGCATTGATTTTTGTGATCCTGCGCACCTTCGCGCTCGATTTCCTGGTCGCGATAGGGCTAGACGGCAACCGGTTTCGCCTGCTCGTGGGCATCGGCTTCCTCGTCATCGTGTTTTGGTCGCCGGATGGTGTGATTGGCCTGTGGATGCGCTGGCGCAACCGCGGCCTGTCCTCCCGAAATGCGGCACCGGGAGGCGGCGGCCATGGATAG
- a CDS encoding AraC family transcriptional regulator → MSRAIAVFHGCFGRATIYQLNRPFNVHAHREGHLIFHLGGSDGSITVGDKFCPLNASSFVAVCPWEPHNFVPSDLDQGALFLVLYVNPEWFTPGAPSDAARLRFGRQLTSRTSTIDRQIRHTAAMIYSAHTLNELDRELRGLIDTCYAESWRRPGEASERRVLEGVTDFRVRKSIRLIQEGLGADIHLDDVARESGLSRPHFYKLFRSQTGVTPNLYLNTLLMERAIDVLVKTEKPVADIGFDLGFSSQSAFTRFFASNVGMAPTDYRGAAQLL, encoded by the coding sequence ATGAGCAGGGCGATCGCCGTGTTTCATGGCTGCTTCGGTCGCGCCACGATTTATCAACTGAATCGGCCCTTCAACGTCCACGCGCATCGCGAAGGACATCTAATTTTCCATCTGGGCGGCTCGGACGGAAGCATAACCGTCGGCGATAAATTCTGCCCGTTGAACGCATCTTCCTTCGTCGCCGTCTGCCCCTGGGAGCCCCACAATTTCGTCCCCAGCGACCTGGACCAGGGCGCGCTTTTCCTGGTTCTTTACGTCAACCCGGAATGGTTCACGCCGGGGGCCCCGAGCGACGCCGCGCGCCTTCGCTTCGGCCGTCAACTGACCTCCCGGACCTCGACGATCGACCGCCAGATCCGGCACACGGCAGCGATGATCTACTCCGCGCATACGCTCAACGAACTCGATCGCGAGCTTCGCGGCTTGATCGATACCTGCTACGCCGAAAGCTGGCGACGTCCGGGCGAGGCGTCGGAACGTCGCGTCCTCGAAGGCGTCACGGATTTCCGCGTTCGCAAGTCGATCCGCCTCATTCAGGAAGGGCTCGGCGCGGATATCCATCTCGACGACGTTGCCCGTGAATCCGGACTTTCGCGCCCGCATTTCTACAAATTATTCCGCAGCCAAACCGGCGTCACGCCAAATCTCTATTTGAATACGCTGTTGATGGAGCGCGCCATCGACGTCCTGGTGAAGACGGAAAAGCCGGTCGCCGACATCGGCTTCGATCTCGGCTTTTCCTCGCAGAGTGCATTCACGCGCTTCTTCGCGTCCAATGTCGGCATGGCCCCTACCGATTATCGCGGTGCAGCGCAGTTGCTTTGA
- a CDS encoding branched-chain amino acid ABC transporter permease, with product MNRFVERHPLWSILLLIVIVLAIWLIFGTWPQGLEDAIGRKKVFLNALLNGITLGGLYFLVASGFTLIFGLMRNVNLAHGSIYLFGGYIGYKTEVWTGSWLLSFVAAFVAAALLGMILQVLVFRRMEGQDLRQTLVTIGISIVLADLMLWVFGGDYYQVQTPAWLVGPAPLPFVVAVKSSGEAVYLQYPIVRLVIFAASVVIGLAMWLVLNRTRIGMIVRAGVDDRDMLSAMGVRIQLVFVLVFAFGAGLAGMAGVVGATFQSISPGEDTRFLLASLVVVIVGGMGSIPGAALGALIIGLAEQLGSVYVPTYSIVLTFLIMVAVLAVRPQGLLVRR from the coding sequence ATGAACCGCTTCGTCGAACGCCATCCGCTTTGGTCGATCCTGTTGTTGATCGTCATCGTGCTGGCGATCTGGCTGATCTTCGGGACATGGCCGCAGGGGCTGGAGGATGCGATCGGCAGGAAGAAGGTTTTCCTCAACGCGCTGCTCAACGGGATCACGCTGGGCGGGCTGTATTTTCTGGTCGCGAGCGGCTTCACGCTGATCTTCGGACTGATGCGCAACGTCAATCTCGCGCATGGGTCGATTTACCTGTTCGGCGGATATATCGGCTACAAGACCGAGGTTTGGACCGGTTCGTGGCTGCTTAGCTTCGTCGCGGCCTTCGTGGCGGCGGCGTTGCTCGGAATGATCCTGCAGGTTCTGGTGTTCCGCCGCATGGAGGGCCAGGATCTCCGGCAGACGCTGGTCACCATCGGCATTTCGATCGTGCTCGCGGATCTCATGCTCTGGGTGTTCGGCGGCGACTATTACCAGGTTCAGACCCCCGCTTGGCTGGTTGGTCCGGCGCCCCTGCCCTTCGTGGTGGCGGTCAAATCCTCGGGCGAAGCGGTCTACCTGCAATACCCGATCGTGCGTCTGGTCATTTTCGCGGCTTCCGTCGTGATCGGATTGGCGATGTGGCTGGTGCTCAACCGAACGCGTATCGGGATGATCGTGCGGGCGGGCGTGGACGACCGCGACATGCTCTCGGCGATGGGGGTGCGGATTCAACTGGTTTTCGTGCTGGTGTTCGCGTTTGGCGCAGGGCTGGCGGGAATGGCCGGCGTCGTCGGCGCAACCTTTCAATCGATTTCTCCGGGCGAGGACACAAGGTTTCTGCTGGCGTCGCTGGTCGTGGTGATCGTCGGCGGCATGGGCTCGATTCCGGGCGCCGCGCTTGGCGCCTTGATTATTGGTCTCGCCGAACAGCTCGGCTCGGTCTACGTTCCGACCTATTCGATCGTGCTCACTTTCCTCATCATGGTGGCCGTGCTGGCGGTCAGGCCCCAGGGCCTGCTGGTGAGGCGCTGA
- a CDS encoding flotillin family protein, whose amino-acid sequence MSGLLIGTLILWLIIAIIVIVVFVYVVNWLYHRSSKEVAFVRTGFLGQRVVIDGGAFVLPFIHDFTPVNMNVLPMAIVREKGGALITRDRMRIDIEADFYVRVQATREAVSIAAATLGRRTLEPERLHALLSGKFVSSLRSVASEMTMEQMHEQRGEYVARVKAAAAEALAQNGLELESVAITDLDQTDLEFFNPSNRFDAEGLTRLMEDIEAKRKLRNDIEQDSMIRIRTRNLEAERQALDIERDSEAARLEQQRDIEVRRAMQRTEVARERALRETEAEQAQISARETIEKARISNEQAISEARIASEREIRQKEIERTRAVEEIEISAREDIEKARIANQRSVDTARIASEREVRQKEIERTRTIEEAEIQARESVEKARILQERAVSESRIVNEEETRRREIERTRVVEEAEIAAREATEKLRIVQMTSINAERIASEERTRSLEIARTRAIEEAEIAAQQATEAARIAREQLLAAERIQAEQETRTLEIERNETLDKAEVSSRHVVASARIASEEKIRGLEIARNQSIESAEIRAREAIEAAKIAQEKMVAAERILADRDTRGLEIARSEMLDAAELKRRDAIERQRIGVELALEADRIASAKTREVLNIDQKKAIEIADEERIIALSSKKSERISADRQVRQAEILAKQQVEKSDVEREQVMEAARLERRRAIEQLEIARVQALQEAEIASREEVERSRIASDRGLDEARVSRERDLRKLEVDREKVVETALMEKAIALYQKSLEHSAAQAEAENAKAHASEAQEKAITVRDSEIARRRKTIEVLIAEKEAEETRIAAEAERIRAAVQAEAQKLINEAENVLTDGARQSLFKRKLLEHIEGIVRESVKPMEKIEGIRILHVDGLNGSGSGGGGGGGRNATDEVIDSALRYRVQAPLIDSVLSEIGIEGGSLSKMQGLIREARDLQGIRKEAAPKREPDVLPPSGGNPDAPAAGGGSSRKKS is encoded by the coding sequence ATGTCGGGTCTTTTGATTGGCACGCTGATCCTATGGCTGATCATCGCGATCATCGTCATCGTGGTGTTCGTCTATGTCGTGAACTGGCTGTACCACCGCTCGTCCAAGGAGGTCGCGTTCGTACGCACCGGCTTCCTCGGCCAGCGGGTCGTCATCGACGGCGGCGCCTTCGTGCTGCCGTTCATCCACGACTTTACCCCGGTCAACATGAATGTGCTGCCGATGGCGATCGTGCGCGAGAAGGGCGGCGCGCTGATCACGCGCGACCGCATGCGCATCGACATCGAGGCCGATTTCTATGTCCGCGTGCAGGCGACGCGCGAAGCCGTCTCGATTGCGGCGGCGACGCTGGGCCGGCGCACGCTCGAGCCCGAGCGCCTCCACGCCCTGCTTTCCGGCAAATTCGTCTCCTCGCTGCGTTCCGTCGCGTCGGAAATGACGATGGAGCAGATGCACGAGCAGCGCGGCGAATATGTCGCGCGGGTCAAGGCCGCCGCCGCCGAAGCGCTCGCGCAGAACGGGCTCGAACTGGAATCCGTCGCGATCACCGATCTCGACCAGACCGACCTCGAATTCTTCAATCCTTCCAACCGTTTCGACGCCGAGGGCCTGACCCGGCTGATGGAAGACATCGAGGCCAAGCGCAAGCTGCGCAACGACATCGAACAGGATTCGATGATCCGCATCCGCACCCGCAACCTCGAGGCCGAACGCCAGGCGCTCGACATCGAGCGCGACAGCGAAGCCGCGCGGCTCGAACAGCAGCGCGATATCGAGGTGCGGCGCGCCATGCAGCGCACCGAGGTTGCGCGCGAGCGCGCGCTGCGCGAGACCGAGGCCGAGCAGGCGCAAATTTCCGCCCGCGAGACCATCGAGAAGGCGCGCATTTCCAACGAACAGGCGATCAGCGAGGCCCGGATCGCGTCGGAACGGGAAATTCGGCAGAAGGAAATCGAGCGTACCCGCGCGGTCGAGGAAATCGAGATTTCCGCCCGCGAGGACATCGAGAAGGCGCGGATCGCCAATCAGCGATCGGTCGACACCGCCCGAATCGCCTCCGAGCGCGAGGTCCGCCAGAAGGAAATCGAGCGTACCCGCACGATTGAGGAAGCCGAGATTCAGGCGCGCGAATCCGTCGAAAAGGCGCGCATCCTGCAGGAGCGCGCGGTCAGCGAGTCGCGCATCGTCAACGAGGAAGAAACCCGGCGGCGCGAGATCGAGCGCACCCGCGTGGTCGAGGAAGCCGAGATCGCTGCCCGCGAGGCGACGGAAAAGCTGCGCATCGTGCAGATGACATCGATCAACGCCGAACGCATCGCGTCGGAAGAACGCACCCGTTCGCTGGAAATCGCCCGCACCCGGGCGATCGAGGAGGCCGAAATCGCCGCGCAGCAGGCAACCGAGGCGGCCAGGATCGCGCGGGAGCAGTTGCTCGCCGCCGAGCGCATTCAGGCCGAACAGGAAACCCGCACGCTCGAAATCGAACGCAACGAAACGCTCGACAAGGCCGAGGTTTCCTCGCGCCACGTCGTCGCCTCCGCGCGCATCGCCTCGGAAGAGAAAATCCGCGGCCTCGAGATCGCCCGCAATCAGAGCATCGAATCCGCGGAGATCAGGGCGCGGGAGGCCATCGAGGCCGCCAAGATCGCTCAGGAGAAGATGGTCGCCGCCGAGCGCATTCTGGCCGATCGCGATACCCGGGGTCTCGAGATCGCTCGCTCCGAAATGCTCGACGCAGCCGAACTCAAGCGCCGCGACGCGATCGAGCGCCAGCGCATCGGCGTCGAACTGGCGCTGGAGGCCGACCGCATCGCTTCCGCCAAGACGCGAGAGGTGCTGAACATCGACCAGAAGAAGGCGATCGAAATCGCCGACGAGGAACGGATCATCGCGCTGTCCTCGAAGAAGTCGGAACGCATCAGTGCCGACCGGCAGGTGCGCCAGGCCGAAATCCTCGCCAAGCAGCAGGTCGAGAAGAGCGACGTCGAGCGCGAGCAGGTCATGGAAGCCGCGCGGCTGGAGCGGCGGCGCGCGATCGAGCAACTGGAGATCGCCCGCGTCCAGGCGCTGCAGGAGGCCGAAATCGCCTCACGCGAGGAAGTCGAGCGCTCCCGCATCGCTTCCGATCGCGGCCTAGACGAAGCCCGCGTGTCGCGCGAGCGCGATCTGCGCAAGCTGGAAGTCGACCGTGAGAAGGTAGTCGAGACGGCGCTGATGGAAAAGGCGATCGCCCTCTACCAGAAGTCGCTCGAGCATTCGGCCGCGCAGGCCGAGGCGGAAAACGCCAAGGCGCACGCCTCCGAAGCCCAGGAAAAGGCCATCACCGTGCGCGACAGCGAGATCGCGCGGCGCCGCAAGACCATCGAGGTTCTCATCGCGGAGAAGGAAGCCGAGGAGACCCGCATCGCGGCGGAGGCCGAGCGCATCCGCGCCGCCGTGCAGGCCGAGGCGCAGAAACTCATCAACGAGGCCGAGAACGTGCTCACCGACGGCGCGCGCCAGTCGCTGTTCAAGCGCAAGCTGCTCGAGCACATCGAAGGCATCGTGCGGGAGAGCGTCAAGCCGATGGAGAAGATCGAAGGCATCCGCATCCTGCATGTCGACGGCCTCAACGGCTCCGGCTCGGGCGGCGGCGGCGGCGGCGGACGCAACGCGACCGACGAGGTGATCGATTCCGCGTTGCGTTATCGCGTGCAGGCGCCGCTGATCGACTCGGTCCTGTCCGAGATCGGCATCGAAGGCGGCAGCCTCTCGAAAATGCAGGGCCTCATACGTGAGGCCCGTGACCTGCAAGGTATCCGCAAGGAGGCTGCCCCGAAAAGAGAACCTGATGTTTTGCCGCCGTCCGGCGGTAATCCCGACGCTCCCGCCGCCGGCGGCGGTTCGTCACGCAAGAAATCTTGA
- a CDS encoding ABC transporter ATP-binding protein, producing MDSVAQRLSAVGAGNALELRGVTRLFGALAALTDVTMTVRPGERRAVLGSNGAGKTTLFNCVTGDFLPTSGTIRFFGEDVTAFPPHERIRRGLRRTYQISALFPGLSVVDNVYLACRGVSRGRFSLVRPRLTDALVHSAENLVQAVHLSAVKDQLVSELSYGQQRQLEIALALAGAPRFILFDEPAAGLSPTERAELVEILSALPAHIGYIIIEHDMDVALRVVESVTMMHNGRIFKEGAPREIESDPEVQELYLGGGHG from the coding sequence ATGGATAGCGTCGCCCAACGCCTGTCTGCCGTCGGCGCCGGCAACGCGCTGGAGCTGCGCGGGGTCACGCGCCTGTTCGGCGCGCTCGCCGCCCTGACCGACGTGACCATGACCGTGCGACCGGGCGAGCGGCGCGCGGTGCTGGGCTCCAATGGCGCCGGCAAGACGACGCTGTTCAACTGCGTCACCGGCGATTTCCTGCCGACCTCGGGCACGATCCGATTCTTCGGCGAGGACGTCACCGCGTTTCCGCCGCACGAGCGCATTCGGCGCGGCCTGCGGCGGACCTATCAGATTTCGGCGCTGTTTCCGGGCCTCTCGGTGGTCGACAACGTCTATCTCGCCTGCCGCGGCGTTTCGCGCGGACGCTTCTCGCTGGTTCGCCCTCGCCTCACGGACGCGCTGGTTCATTCCGCGGAAAACCTCGTTCAAGCCGTGCACCTGAGCGCGGTCAAGGATCAGCTCGTGTCCGAGCTGAGCTATGGCCAGCAGCGGCAGCTCGAGATCGCGCTCGCACTCGCCGGTGCGCCGCGCTTCATTCTGTTCGATGAACCCGCCGCGGGTCTGTCGCCGACCGAGCGGGCGGAACTGGTCGAAATCCTGTCGGCGCTTCCCGCGCATATCGGCTACATCATCATCGAGCACGACATGGACGTGGCGTTGCGCGTGGTGGAAAGCGTGACGATGATGCACAACGGCCGCATCTTCAAGGAAGGGGCGCCGCGCGAGATCGAGTCCGATCCCGAGGTGCAGGAGCTTTATCTGGGAGGCGGACATGGCTGA
- a CDS encoding ABC transporter permease: MAEPRRPAAANAILQISGLNVYYGHSHALQGVDLALERGVLSVVGRNGMGKTTLCKTIMGLVRASSGSIRMNGQDLLSLQPAQIARLGVGYVPQGRRLWRSLTVDEHLRISLGARRGAWSVERIYDTFPRLAERKNNGGGQLSGGEQQMLAISRALLTNPQLLIMDEPTEGLAPVIVNQVEEMLVRLGDDGDIAVLVIEQNIGVATSVSDKVAIMVNGRINRVIDSQRLAADRELQQRLLGVGRHSEAEPEADDEQVGAPRAKTVSAPAPVASPGPIRIYISNPIPPTRWSQPVPAARIEAAARTVSTGFTRIDEAARRRASTTSVLSGGSPAVLVVGTLDTKGTELRFIRDLVKSSGLRTRLVDVSTSGKPATTDVTAQEIALNHPRGGPGVFNGERGASVSAMAEAFEAWIKRQPAVVGIISAGGSGGASIVAPGMRALPIGVPKVLISSIASGDVGRYVGPADITMMYSVTDVQGINSISRQVLGNGAQALIGMVKSRLADGAAEPAATDLPAVGLTMFGVTTRCVQQISAELAKQWECLVFHATGVGGQSMEKLVDSGMLAGAIDITTTEVCDLLVGGVFPATEDRFGAFIRTRLPYIGSVGALDMVNFGARDTVPVAYAGRRLQVHNPQVTLMRTTAAENDAIGRWIGERLNRMDGPVRFFLPEGGVSALDSPGQPFHDPEADAALFRALEQTVRQTTNRQLIRIKRHINDPEFSSAVVAAFRVLHGRTGNRKRAAR; this comes from the coding sequence ATGGCTGAGCCGCGCCGTCCCGCCGCCGCGAACGCGATCTTGCAGATCAGCGGGCTCAACGTCTATTACGGTCACTCGCACGCGCTGCAGGGCGTCGACCTTGCGCTCGAGCGGGGCGTTCTTTCCGTGGTCGGCCGCAACGGCATGGGCAAGACCACGCTCTGCAAAACCATCATGGGCCTGGTGCGCGCCTCCAGCGGCTCGATCCGCATGAACGGCCAGGATCTGCTGAGCCTGCAACCGGCGCAAATCGCCCGTCTTGGCGTCGGCTATGTCCCGCAGGGGCGCCGGCTCTGGCGCTCGCTCACCGTCGATGAACATCTGCGCATCAGTCTCGGCGCGCGGCGCGGTGCCTGGAGCGTGGAGCGCATCTACGACACCTTCCCCCGCCTCGCCGAACGCAAGAACAATGGCGGCGGCCAGCTTTCGGGCGGCGAGCAGCAGATGCTCGCCATTTCGCGCGCGTTGCTGACCAATCCGCAACTGCTGATCATGGACGAACCCACCGAGGGCCTGGCGCCTGTGATCGTCAACCAAGTCGAGGAGATGCTGGTCAGGCTCGGCGACGACGGCGACATCGCGGTCCTTGTCATCGAGCAGAACATCGGCGTCGCGACCTCGGTGTCCGACAAGGTCGCGATCATGGTCAATGGGCGGATCAATCGCGTCATCGACTCGCAGCGATTGGCCGCCGATCGCGAATTGCAGCAGCGGCTGCTGGGCGTCGGCCGGCACTCGGAAGCCGAGCCGGAAGCCGACGACGAACAGGTGGGCGCGCCGCGCGCGAAGACGGTGAGCGCGCCGGCCCCGGTCGCAAGCCCGGGGCCGATTCGCATCTACATTTCCAATCCGATTCCGCCGACGCGATGGTCGCAACCGGTCCCCGCGGCCCGCATCGAGGCCGCCGCGCGAACCGTCTCGACCGGGTTCACCCGGATCGATGAAGCGGCGCGCCGGCGCGCCTCGACGACGTCCGTCCTTTCAGGCGGATCGCCGGCGGTGCTCGTCGTCGGCACGCTCGACACCAAAGGGACGGAGCTGCGTTTCATCCGCGATCTCGTCAAGTCGAGTGGTCTGCGGACGCGGCTGGTTGACGTTTCGACCAGCGGCAAACCCGCGACCACCGACGTGACCGCACAGGAAATCGCGCTCAACCATCCGCGCGGCGGCCCCGGCGTCTTCAACGGCGAACGCGGCGCCTCGGTCAGCGCGATGGCGGAGGCGTTCGAGGCCTGGATCAAGCGGCAGCCCGCCGTTGTCGGGATCATCAGCGCCGGCGGCTCGGGCGGCGCCTCGATCGTCGCGCCGGGCATGCGCGCACTGCCGATCGGCGTCCCCAAGGTCCTGATCTCCTCGATCGCGTCGGGCGATGTCGGCCGCTACGTCGGCCCGGCCGACATCACGATGATGTATTCGGTGACGGACGTGCAGGGCATCAACTCGATTTCGCGCCAAGTGCTTGGCAATGGCGCGCAAGCGCTGATCGGCATGGTGAAGTCGCGGCTTGCTGATGGCGCGGCAGAACCCGCCGCGACCGACCTGCCCGCTGTCGGCCTGACGATGTTCGGCGTCACCACCCGGTGCGTGCAGCAGATATCGGCGGAACTCGCAAAGCAGTGGGAGTGTCTGGTTTTCCACGCTACCGGCGTCGGCGGGCAATCGATGGAGAAGCTCGTCGATTCCGGAATGCTGGCGGGCGCGATCGACATCACGACCACGGAAGTGTGCGATCTCCTGGTGGGCGGCGTGTTCCCCGCGACCGAGGATCGTTTCGGCGCCTTCATCCGCACCCGCCTGCCCTATATCGGCTCGGTCGGGGCGCTGGACATGGTCAATTTCGGCGCCAGGGATACCGTGCCCGTCGCTTATGCCGGCCGCCGCCTGCAGGTCCATAATCCACAGGTGACGTTGATGCGCACCACGGCGGCGGAAAATGATGCCATCGGCCGCTGGATCGGCGAGCGCCTCAACCGCATGGACGGACCGGTGCGCTTCTTCCTGCCCGAAGGCGGCGTCTCCGCGCTCGATTCGCCGGGCCAGCCGTTCCACGATCCCGAGGCCGATGCCGCCTTGTTCCGCGCGCTCGAACAGACCGTGCGCCAGACCACCAACCGGCAGCTGATCCGCATCAAGCGCCACATCAACGATCCCGAATTCTCGTCCGCCGTCGTTGCCGCGTTTCGCGTGCTGCACGGTCGCACGGGCAACCGCAAACGCGCGGCGAGGTAG
- a CDS encoding phosphoenolpyruvate hydrolase family protein → MPRFERSALLERFRTMVARGEPIVGGGAGTGLSAKCEEDGGADLIVIYNSGRYRMAGRGSLAGLLAYGDANAIVVDMAREVLPVVRRTPVLAGVNGTDPFRQMDVFLDEIKALGFSGVQNFPTVGLIDGTFRANLEETGMSYTLEVDMIARAHAKDLLTTPYVFNEAEAEAMARAGADIVVCHMGLTTGGAIGAQTALKLADCPALIDAWAGAALRARPDILVLAHGGPISEPADADFIMKHTKTCHGFYGASSMERLPVERALTDQVKRFKAIGRNQEV, encoded by the coding sequence ATGCCCCGATTCGAACGTTCAGCCCTGCTCGAAAGGTTCCGCACGATGGTCGCGCGCGGCGAGCCGATCGTGGGCGGCGGCGCAGGCACCGGCCTCTCGGCCAAATGCGAGGAAGACGGCGGAGCCGACCTGATCGTGATCTACAATTCCGGACGTTATCGCATGGCCGGCCGCGGTTCGCTCGCCGGTCTGCTGGCCTATGGCGACGCCAATGCCATCGTCGTCGACATGGCGCGGGAAGTCCTGCCGGTGGTGCGGCGAACGCCGGTTCTCGCGGGCGTCAACGGCACCGATCCCTTCCGGCAGATGGACGTCTTCCTCGACGAGATCAAGGCGCTGGGGTTTTCGGGCGTCCAGAACTTCCCGACGGTCGGCCTGATCGACGGCACGTTCCGCGCCAATCTCGAAGAAACCGGCATGTCCTACACGCTCGAGGTCGACATGATCGCCAGGGCGCACGCCAAGGATCTGCTGACCACGCCGTATGTTTTCAATGAAGCCGAGGCCGAAGCGATGGCGCGCGCCGGGGCCGACATCGTGGTCTGCCACATGGGCCTGACCACCGGCGGCGCGATCGGAGCGCAAACCGCGCTGAAACTCGCGGATTGCCCCGCTTTGATCGACGCCTGGGCCGGAGCGGCCCTGCGCGCCCGGCCGGATATTCTGGTGCTCGCGCATGGCGGGCCGATCTCGGAGCCCGCGGACGCGGACTTCATCATGAAACATACGAAGACCTGCCATGGATTCTATGGCGCGTCCTCGATGGAACGCCTGCCGGTCGAGCGCGCGCTGACCGATCAGGTCAAACGGTTCAAGGCCATCGGCCGAAACCAGGAAGTCTGA
- a CDS encoding SRPBCC family protein, whose product MARVYVSSVINGRSDRVWARVRDFNGLPNWHPAIGESRIEGGEPADKIGCVRDFRLRNGDRIREKLLGLSDYEMFCTYSILESPMGVENYVATLRLTPVTDSECTFVEWTAEFDCAPDRETELIATIGGGVFQGGFDALKRAFGG is encoded by the coding sequence ATGGCGCGAGTTTATGTTTCCAGCGTGATCAACGGCCGCTCCGACCGGGTCTGGGCGCGGGTGCGCGACTTCAACGGCCTGCCGAACTGGCATCCCGCGATCGGCGAAAGCCGCATCGAGGGCGGCGAGCCCGCCGACAAGATCGGCTGCGTCCGGGATTTTCGCCTGCGCAACGGCGACCGCATTCGCGAGAAGTTGCTCGGCCTCTCCGACTACGAGATGTTCTGCACCTATTCGATCCTGGAATCGCCGATGGGCGTGGAGAATTACGTCGCCACGCTGCGGCTGACGCCGGTAACCGACAGCGAGTGCACATTCGTCGAATGGACCGCCGAGTTCGATTGCGCGCCCGATCGCGAAACCGAACTCATCGCCACCATCGGCGGCGGCGTGTTCCAGGGCGGCTTCGACGCGCTCAAGCGCGCGTTCGGGGGCTGA